The Plasmodium vivax chromosome 12, whole genome shotgun sequence genomic interval TTTGATGAAGAATGTAACGTCGTCGAATCTTTTACGCCCGTTCATCAATGGATTTACAGAAATGACACGTGGCTTCTAGTCATTGCAAGGATGTTTACGGCTGTTTTGTTAGCCATAGGTATACACCAGTTGGGAAAAACTCATTCCATTTCCGATATTGGTAACTTTGCTACACAGTCCTTTATTGATATCATAGAATGGGGTAATAAGAAGTTGGCTGCTTCTCCGGAGAATGTGTCTATGTACAAGTCTTTGGACTCCAAGGCGACTTTCGAGGTGGAGTTCCAGGATGACGGCGTGGTGTACGACGAGAACGAGGAGAACTACGACTGCTTGAAGGGGTGCGGCTTCCAGACGTTCGAGGAGCTCGTGCGCAAGTGTTTCCTCAAGTGCGAGTGCATGGAGGTACGCGCGTTAGCcgcgttagcggcgttagggGCGTTAGCGGCAGTGGCCACGTTGCACACGTTGCATATGTTGATTGCGTTGTTTACGTTTGTTACGTTTGCCTTCTCACTGCGCAGCCGCAGCAGCGGATTAATGCAAAAGCGAATTTCGTCCGCCCGCCCGCTTAACGAAAattctccccttttgataCTTTTGCGGCTGCATTTTTGACCACCCCTGTGTTGCGCGGTGCACCCAtttatttctatattttttttttccccctttttagaaAGTTATCAAGTCGGAGTGCTACAAGAAAAAGTGCTCACGGGTTACCAAGGAAGTTTTGGACGAAGCACACAAAGAAGCTTGCTTTGGGAAGAAGGACAAATAGGCATGTGGGGTGGAGGGAGACAGGAAAGGCCCAACATGTTGGCATCGGTACATCGTGTCGATATTGTTATTGGCCTCAAATTATCTGACGCGTGGTGCATCGTGCGTGTGTGTACTCTACCCCCGCGCACGCGCCAGTGGCCCCTCCAGTCGTTCTCCAGgaaccgttttttttaaccatttttCATAAGCAGTTTTACGAAGTAgtgtttccccccattgTGAATTAATCTGATTTTATGTTTGTTTCATTTCGGTACATTTTGTTGTAGCTACTTCGCCGTATTTCGCCTGTTTCGCCCCATTTCGCCCTATTTCTCCCCATTTCTGTCCTTTtcttgttcttttttttttcgcagcgTTACTGTGTATATCCCCTTTGAATCCTTCCACATTGTGTACACTGCACCTTTACTGTCATTTTATTCCTTTGCATTATTACATGAAGCGTTTTTAtgaatgttaattttttgtattttaaaatgtattacacgggaaaagaaaaaaattatatctacttttttttttgatggcatttgtgttatttttttttttttaaataaatttttaaaggtttttaaaaacgtatgATTAAGTTTTAATCGTATGAGCTCTTTAAGGGAGATGATACCCTGTGGGGTTATCTTTTTTTACGCGTATCTGTACAtcacatcatttttttcccccttttggaatGGCTCACTGCGGGGAGGTGTAAACATGGAGTGGGGTACGATGTGCATAAAATGATTTCGGCCTATTATCCATGTTTGCGCTCAGCCCATATGAGTGAGTCCGCATGGTCGACAATGAGTGCCTGCTTCTGTAAAGAACAGCACCATGTGAGTGtttaaaaaagtgcaaatttgtttaaggaagaaaaagagtgCTCAATTGAGAACCCCCTACATAGTTCTTGAAATGAAGGGAAACTCCCAACATTAGCAAACTTCATCTCAGGTCCAAGCgcacaaacaaacaaacacacAGCAGCAGCAAAACATTATTGCGCAGAGATAGcgatatatttaattttaaaaagaaaggagaAACCAAATTGGATAAGATGAAGCTGCCCAGGGAAGTTGTTTTTCAAGTTGCGAAAGGGTTTAGAGGGAGGAGCAAGGgatgttttaaaattgcgAGGAGCAGGGCCATGAAGGCGCTGCTGCATTCGTACATTATGCGACGCCAGCGGTATAGGAGGCTGCGGGTATGTGGAGATGCGCCAAGGGCGAAGGGGGTTACGAAGGGGCGTTCCCTTACATACGCGCCCACGTCAAGTGCAGTGTGTGTACACCTACGCAGATAGGCATGTGTAGAGCAGCCATGTGTGCATTCCATTCTGCTAGGAAAAGTTCTTGCCCACTGTGTCTTCTCGCCGCTtacctcaccgcttctcatcaccgcttcaccccccttCAGGTCCACTGGATAGCGAGCATAAACAGGGCCTGCAGGGAGTGGAACTTCACGTACGCCCACTTCATGAACAGCCTGCTGAACAACAACATCATGCTAAATAGGAAGAGCTTGTACAGCCTGTGCTACACGGAGCCGATAAGCTTCAAATGCCTAGTGGACGAATCGaagtatgttttttttcagagGAAGCTTAAGTTTAGGGACATCTCGCAGTTGTGAGCGGCAGGGTAAAGTAGCCTCTCGGTGGGAGAGAAGTGGGCGAAGCGATTACAGTGCAAAGGTGTGAATTGTTCAAAATTGTTGAAGCAGCAATGTTGCTtaattggggggaaaaaaaaaacgttacAATGCGGATCGTGACAGGTAGAGGGACGTCCCCCCAGTGCAACTTACATGGGAGTTTGAGGCCATTTTCGCAgctgcccccctcccctcaTTCAGAAGGAACTAAAAAATTCAATAGCGTAATTAACACTGCCATGGATGTAGTCAGCGTACATCTTAATCTGCTCAGCGTTGTATTGCAAAGGGGTGTCAGAATGATCGCCCTGGTTActaaaggaggaggaaaaaaatttgctgaGGGAACCCTGAaactcattttgaagaatggAAGAGCACAAATTGTTGACTTGgtaattataattctttggagtgttgaaaaaaaaataaaagtgcaTATGATCCTTCTCGAAGTTGATCCCTTTCTGTGCGTCATTTATTAGCgcatggggggaagcaagTTGATTGTCCTTTTTGGTGATGCCATCATGGGAAAGTTGCCGTGCTTGATTTTGGACCGCCTCCGAAGAAAGTTCCCCTGTTTGTTTTGCTTCCAAACTTCGATGAGCCGCCCCCATGTTGGAGATTTTCGCTTTCCGTTTGCCCCTAAGTAGGTGCAAATAGTCCACCAGGAACAGGtcgtatttaaaaaattccttgTGGAAGTAGTGGTACTCCTTTATGTATAAGCATAAGTAGAACCTATGCAGTACGTGCATGTTAATCATGAGGGGGTGGATAAATATGAGGTACTTTACCAACTTGATTGACTGTTCGAACTGTTTTagttcgttttttatttttctgtaaaGATTTTTAAACTGCACGACGAGGTTGTCTTTCTCCTTGTTATGATAAATGGTGATGTATTTATTGACATCATtattgttcataattttaatcATTTCGGTGACGATAACGAGCAGCTCTGCGTAGAGGTAGTAGTACTTGTTATGTTTGTCCCTTTTgggattttcatttttgttgttttcATGCTGATTTATCTTCGCCCCTCGGAATGCGCTCCACTCGAAGTTGCAACTTTTGAAGAACTCATATATCTCGTTGAGGAcgtatataaaaacaaagtatatatttaagtCACCAGAAATGCACAGGAtgcattttttgaaagagctcttattttttagcaaTAGCAGGTAGAGGTGTAAAATGGAGAACTTGATTAGGAGTAATATTTCTTTGCTTCTCTTAATTTTACTGTTTTGCAAGAATATCAAGTTAAACCATAGGTTGTCATTCTTTTCGAAAGTGAAAAGCAATGTTATTATTCTCTCGTCTGAGGATGAGTTGATGAAgcatgaattaaaaaatacgaTTATGTAGTACGTCGTCAGCAGACAAGGGTCCTTCTTCTTGATGTATTTAATTAACACATTGGAGAGCTttaaaatttcgtttttgttgtctataaaaattatttggtAACTCAACAGCTGGAGAATCAGACAGATTAGGTGGCTGCTCTGTTCAATTTCCACCTTTGATTTGTTCACATTATTTCCAAGGTTGTTCATAACGTAGTTAATTAGGAAGTGCAGAAATTTGCTCCTACTAAATTCGTTGCTCAACTTTTTAATGCACATGAAGTAGGTTACTTCTCCCTTGTCTtgtcttttcttccttctcaaACTGTCAATAAGGTGTGTCGTGATATCCTCCTGTGGGGGGTCCATTTCCGGGGTGCGACTTGCTGCCCTTTCTTGGTTCACCGTGCTGATAGCATTATCATACAGGGAAAAGTCAAAGAAGTACGTGTTAGTTATGGTCAGGTAAAACTTCAAAATAACGGAGCAGAGGTATGTGCCCTTTTTATTCTCCATGAGCTCCTTTAAGTGGCTGTTCAGCATGTCCAAGCAGTTTAGCCCATTTGAGCAAAACTTGAACAACGTTGCCACGTCATATAGGATAAAGCAagccaaaaaattgaagaagtaGTTTATGTACATGTAGGAGAGGTACCCAATTTCTTTATCCACCTGGGGTATCCCCCTTTCGttggaaatatttatttcacTTTTGTTATTGCTGTTCAGGTAGAAATGGAATGAGTTCCAAACGGACTCTACCACATTTCTGTCCGTCAAATATGGGAGTTTCTCCAGGAGGGTCGatacatatttgtatttaaaaattagcGAGGAGACGTTGCTATACGTTTGTATTATTCTGAAGCAGTTGATGGTGTACAGGAAGAGCagctttt includes:
- a CDS encoding 50S ribosomal protein L20, putative (encoded by transcript PVX_118585A), which gives rise to MKLPREVVFQVAKGFRGRSKGCFKIARSRAMKALLHSYIMRRQRYRRLRVHWIASINRACREWNFTYAHFMNSLLNNNIMLNRKSLYSLCYTEPISFKCLVDESKYVFFQRKLKFRDISQL